One genomic region from Bacillus aquiflavi encodes:
- the essB gene encoding type VII secretion protein EssB, translated as MSEKKQTYLEQQLEAVIKKENNKYTFTFQRGKIKLDDAIEMDMLKEIDPSIQKEIILTDDELNLIIQLPSNYLNFFNLKNKDEKSKWIFAHQLVKKVQNHSLSRLHLVVCPENIVLDQSLTPYFLHYGVKESLPPYERDSDKLWHEVKATVAAAVDGKYTFNEYFNFYKTIELSPLATKLMTAKDEEELLQLIFENMKQLEKKEKTLVHITKKKWNITRYIALGLFICLLPAIIYTLYSLIFLQPKQTAFVKSQEYFLKDKYSEVVSTLADYKVDDMPNVVLYELALSYVINESLTEEQREYVQTTITLQSDPQYLKYWIHIGRGSAKKALEIARTLEDRDLIVFALIKYREAVKADDKLKSEEKQEEIKKIEAEIEEYKKQKEAEEEEVKRKQEEEQKAEQENAGQATTEQPAEEQPAEEQPAEQTDAPEQQESEEASTESN; from the coding sequence ATGTCAGAAAAAAAACAAACGTATCTGGAGCAGCAGCTTGAAGCCGTTATTAAGAAAGAAAATAATAAATACACGTTTACCTTTCAAAGAGGGAAAATCAAACTAGATGATGCAATTGAAATGGATATGCTGAAGGAAATTGACCCTTCCATCCAAAAGGAAATTATTTTGACGGATGATGAACTAAACCTCATTATTCAACTACCTTCAAACTACTTAAACTTTTTCAATTTAAAAAATAAAGATGAAAAAAGCAAATGGATTTTCGCGCATCAGCTTGTAAAAAAGGTTCAAAATCATTCACTTTCTAGGCTGCATTTAGTTGTTTGTCCAGAAAATATTGTCCTTGATCAAAGTTTAACACCTTATTTTCTTCATTATGGAGTGAAAGAAAGTCTGCCTCCTTATGAAAGAGATTCTGATAAGCTTTGGCATGAAGTAAAAGCAACAGTAGCAGCTGCTGTCGATGGAAAATATACTTTTAATGAATATTTTAATTTTTATAAAACGATAGAACTTTCACCATTGGCAACTAAATTGATGACAGCTAAAGATGAAGAAGAGCTTTTACAATTAATATTCGAAAATATGAAACAGCTCGAGAAAAAAGAAAAGACACTTGTTCATATTACGAAGAAGAAATGGAATATTACACGCTATATAGCCCTAGGGCTGTTTATTTGTTTATTGCCAGCTATCATATATACATTATATTCTCTAATTTTTTTACAGCCTAAACAGACAGCATTTGTAAAAAGCCAAGAATATTTCTTAAAGGATAAATATAGTGAAGTTGTCAGTACGTTAGCTGATTATAAAGTAGATGATATGCCTAATGTTGTTTTATATGAATTAGCTTTATCGTACGTTATTAATGAATCCTTAACAGAAGAACAAAGAGAATATGTCCAAACAACCATTACACTGCAATCTGATCCTCAATACTTAAAGTACTGGATCCATATAGGAAGAGGAAGTGCGAAGAAAGCGTTAGAGATAGCTCGTACATTAGAGGATAGAGATTTAATTGTATTTGCGCTTATAAAATACCGGGAAGCAGTTAAGGCAGACGATAAATTAAAGAGTGAAGAAAAACAAGAAGAAATTAAGAAAATAGAAGCCGAAATAGAGGAATATAAGAAACAAAAAGAAGCTGAAGAGGAAGAAGTAAAGCGGAAACAAGAAGAAGAGCAAAAAGCTGAACAGGAAAATGCTGGCCAAGCAACAACAGAACAGCCAGCAGAAGAACAACCAGCAGAAGAACAGCCAGCTGAGCAAACTGATGCTCCTGAGCAGCAAGAATCAGAAGAAGCTTCTACAGAATCTAATTAA
- a CDS encoding EsaB/YukD family protein: MYIEVTVDLKHYKNETFDLRLSNYHSVKKVIDIVWQAKTISEPPREGYWVRIPNKQIVLSGNDKLVDYGITTGDRIEIL; encoded by the coding sequence ATGTATATCGAAGTCACAGTCGACTTAAAACATTACAAAAATGAAACATTTGACCTTCGGCTATCTAATTATCACTCTGTAAAAAAAGTGATTGATATTGTCTGGCAGGCCAAAACCATTTCTGAACCACCTCGCGAAGGGTATTGGGTACGTATCCCTAACAAGCAGATTGTCCTATCCGGAAACGATAAACTAGTGGATTACGGAATTACTACAGGAGACCGTATTGAAATTTTATGA
- a CDS encoding WXG100 family type VII secretion target, with protein MSGIIRVTPAELVSMSTRYSTESSQVGDQISRLDNMIKELEGMWEGEASRAFADQYTSLRPSFLQMQELLQDISTQLNSTAKALEDADQQIASQIRG; from the coding sequence ATGTCAGGAATTATTCGCGTTACACCAGCAGAATTAGTAAGTATGTCAACTCGTTACAGCACTGAAAGCAGTCAAGTAGGTGACCAAATTAGTCGCCTAGATAATATGATTAAAGAACTAGAAGGTATGTGGGAAGGGGAAGCAAGCAGAGCATTTGCTGATCAATATACATCATTAAGACCTTCATTCCTTCAAATGCAAGAATTACTTCAAGACATTTCAACTCAGCTTAACAGCACAGCTAAAGCTCTTGAAGATGCTGACCAACAAATTGCAAGCCAAATTCGCGGTTAA
- a CDS encoding DUF6792 domain-containing protein, with amino-acid sequence MSNGEILNSDILRARIAELEYGKNGAITAETVRRIYIEETGKEPPGEITIYRSDDLEAIKKIKKDGKDSGFDGSIIHFYNPEKGINQSYTITRGTEGSEDNGSGDALDPMYDLLGIYNGKIRDQYDHAVLFDQEVTKQINEKVAKDIEKRIKSGENIQKVDLEKSGIGHSLGGNLIQMLQIMTQSYRNVYAINDAPPSVYQLALIDPVFAAKIGHKFKIDPADHRQLYELNARDLQAFGEQYYKERGQNIQHLTAEEDLMYAATVVRGFLHLGADRTANMIDTYPETKGVREILKNLSDDDLRSLQLFIADYAPAYVEGGVDGFIGELTGYDQNFKNSIDGVKKEWDKFLSKGPEWTSFNMKMPVGAPRMAFVNVPIPVPKLPDGLVNSLKDLATGVENIKNKLTTLLTQLPALIGLAEKVTAGLRKDIVASLKEVQSHAKSILVDIGDSGLVVLKNLFTVKAINASDIQRLITNAIKVKNEMNAIFDKLKGIFDSIVNFIKDFDKAVEAHGVLHVASSLAAENGRRYEGNDMILFKGEGAERIEINLSSAVRVYQTGLDKYQEKSEILNQLRVMYQQEYLDDFENRKRRLMGSIHEMESNPRSYSYLLPGKDREVTSINVHEDIRPLSPIIANTFEEKCFIISNKSIKKESN; translated from the coding sequence ATGAGTAATGGAGAAATTTTGAATAGTGATATATTACGGGCAAGAATTGCTGAACTCGAATATGGAAAAAATGGAGCAATTACTGCCGAAACAGTCAGAAGGATTTATATAGAAGAAACGGGAAAAGAGCCTCCAGGTGAAATTACAATTTATCGCTCCGATGATTTGGAAGCAATAAAAAAGATAAAAAAAGACGGAAAGGATTCTGGATTTGATGGTTCAATCATTCACTTCTACAATCCTGAAAAAGGAATCAACCAGTCATACACGATTACCCGGGGAACTGAAGGATCTGAAGATAATGGCAGCGGGGATGCACTTGATCCAATGTATGACTTATTAGGAATATACAACGGAAAAATTAGAGATCAATATGACCACGCTGTTCTTTTTGATCAAGAAGTGACTAAACAAATTAACGAAAAAGTAGCGAAGGATATTGAGAAAAGAATTAAAAGCGGTGAAAACATTCAAAAAGTTGATCTTGAAAAGTCTGGGATCGGTCACTCGCTTGGGGGCAATCTTATTCAAATGCTTCAAATAATGACCCAATCGTATCGAAATGTATATGCAATTAATGATGCACCGCCAAGTGTTTACCAGCTTGCATTAATCGATCCAGTCTTTGCAGCGAAGATTGGCCATAAGTTTAAAATCGATCCTGCTGACCATCGACAACTATACGAACTTAACGCTAGAGATTTACAAGCCTTTGGTGAACAATATTATAAAGAGCGCGGGCAAAACATTCAGCATCTTACGGCAGAGGAAGACTTAATGTATGCTGCGACAGTTGTTAGAGGCTTTTTACATCTAGGTGCTGATCGGACAGCAAATATGATTGATACCTATCCAGAAACTAAAGGAGTCCGAGAAATTCTTAAGAACCTTTCAGATGATGACTTACGTTCATTGCAACTTTTTATTGCAGACTATGCCCCAGCTTATGTCGAAGGCGGGGTTGATGGATTTATTGGTGAATTAACAGGGTACGATCAAAATTTTAAAAATTCAATTGATGGTGTTAAAAAAGAATGGGATAAATTTTTGAGCAAAGGTCCGGAATGGACGTCATTTAATATGAAGATGCCTGTAGGCGCACCAAGGATGGCTTTTGTAAATGTACCTATACCAGTACCGAAATTACCAGATGGTCTCGTTAATTCATTGAAAGATTTAGCTACGGGTGTTGAAAATATTAAAAATAAATTAACAACTTTACTAACACAGCTTCCAGCTCTTATAGGTCTTGCTGAAAAAGTAACAGCAGGACTTCGAAAGGATATAGTTGCAAGTCTAAAAGAAGTTCAAAGTCATGCAAAAAGTATTTTAGTGGATATTGGGGATAGCGGGTTAGTAGTGCTTAAAAATCTTTTTACTGTCAAAGCAATTAATGCATCAGATATCCAGCGTCTCATTACTAATGCTATTAAAGTTAAAAATGAAATGAATGCAATTTTCGACAAATTAAAAGGGATTTTTGATTCAATTGTTAACTTTATAAAAGATTTCGATAAAGCAGTAGAAGCACACGGTGTACTTCACGTTGCCAGTTCGTTAGCTGCTGAAAACGGAAGAAGATACGAAGGAAATGATATGATCCTTTTCAAAGGAGAAGGAGCTGAAAGAATTGAAATTAATCTTTCCTCGGCAGTAAGGGTCTATCAAACTGGGTTAGATAAGTATCAAGAAAAATCAGAAATATTAAATCAATTGAGGGTGATGTATCAGCAAGAATACCTCGATGATTTTGAAAATCGTAAACGTCGGCTAATGGGTTCAATTCATGAAATGGAGAGCAATCCTCGCTCATATAGCTATTTGTTGCCGGGAAAAGATCGGGAAGTAACAAGTATTAATGTTCACGAAGATATTCGACCTCTGAGTCCAATCATCGCTAATACTTTTGAAGAAAAATGTTTCATCATTTCCAACAAGAGCATAAAAAAGGAATCGAATTGA
- a CDS encoding bifunctional transcriptional activator/DNA repair enzyme AdaA: MVTCDHRYDGVFFYAVVTTRIFCKPSCCSKTPKKHNVKIFFNQLQPLTEGFRPCKRCRPDLQNYLTTKEQLIEKAIKVMSHTYSKEINLSELARELYVSPFYLQKIFKNKLGISPAQYLKIKRIESAKELMINSRLSMTEIALEVGFKNSAHFSSVFRKIVGVSPTAFRSALQGD, encoded by the coding sequence ATTGTTACATGTGATCATCGCTATGATGGCGTTTTCTTCTACGCCGTCGTAACAACACGTATCTTTTGTAAACCATCTTGTTGTTCAAAAACTCCGAAAAAACATAATGTGAAAATTTTCTTTAATCAACTGCAGCCATTAACGGAAGGATTTCGTCCATGTAAAAGATGCCGGCCTGACTTACAAAATTATTTAACAACAAAAGAACAACTAATAGAAAAAGCAATCAAAGTGATGTCCCATACGTATTCAAAAGAAATTAACCTCTCCGAGTTAGCTAGAGAGTTGTATGTAAGTCCTTTTTATTTACAAAAAATATTTAAAAATAAGCTTGGAATATCTCCAGCCCAATATTTAAAAATAAAAAGAATAGAAAGTGCAAAAGAACTTATGATCAACAGTCGCCTTAGTATGACCGAGATTGCTTTAGAAGTCGGCTTTAAAAATTCAGCACATTTTTCATCAGTCTTCCGAAAAATCGTCGGCGTTTCTCCAACTGCATTTCGCAGCGCCTTACAAGGTGATTAA
- a CDS encoding DMT family transporter, whose product MRLYSALISLSFIWGLSFVFIKWLTEFAGVWGTVFYRCIAGTMILLPFLLVKRKQIAKPIPWKHLIVIGIFNAGLPWGFISLSETYINSNTASVINALTPIFSGIIGFIIFSKSLSKQQWIGILIGFIGIFILLDFNIDSLFGQSFIGIGTMIVATLFYGFASQYMKRYLKETGVLLITTCSLIVGAGIGLFGSFVSGENLFDINVNPLVIISIIGLGCFGSGLAHLLYYYLMKEASPEFATTVTYLIPVTAMIWGYVLLNEKITNNLLIGLIVICSGVYFTNKQTAFKQNTKEDVIKKNY is encoded by the coding sequence ATGCGATTATACAGCGCTTTAATCAGTTTAAGTTTCATTTGGGGATTATCCTTTGTATTTATTAAATGGTTGACTGAATTTGCAGGTGTGTGGGGAACCGTCTTTTACAGATGCATTGCCGGAACGATGATCCTTCTCCCCTTTTTACTGGTAAAACGAAAACAAATCGCTAAACCAATACCGTGGAAACATTTAATTGTGATAGGTATATTTAATGCCGGATTGCCTTGGGGATTCATTTCCTTAAGTGAAACTTATATTAATAGTAATACAGCGTCGGTGATTAATGCGCTTACTCCAATATTTTCAGGTATCATTGGGTTTATTATTTTTTCGAAATCGTTGTCTAAACAGCAATGGATTGGAATTTTGATTGGATTTATCGGGATCTTCATCTTGTTGGATTTTAACATTGATTCACTATTTGGACAAAGCTTTATCGGAATCGGAACGATGATAGTCGCAACACTTTTTTACGGATTTGCTTCACAATATATGAAACGATATTTAAAAGAAACAGGTGTTTTACTTATCACAACATGCTCTTTAATCGTAGGAGCCGGCATTGGACTATTTGGAAGCTTTGTATCAGGAGAAAATTTGTTTGATATAAATGTGAATCCTTTAGTTATTATATCAATCATTGGTCTTGGTTGTTTCGGCTCGGGATTAGCACATCTTCTCTACTATTATTTAATGAAAGAAGCAAGCCCAGAATTCGCAACGACTGTTACTTATTTGATTCCTGTAACTGCAATGATTTGGGGATATGTTTTATTAAACGAGAAAATCACTAACAATTTACTTATAGGACTAATCGTTATTTGTTCTGGTGTTTATTTTACAAATAAACAGACTGCTTTTAAACAAAATACGAAAGAAGATGTTATCAAAAAAAACTACTAG
- a CDS encoding LXG domain-containing protein produces MRILHAWEIYTGIEVIQQTLKTTYEQVSEIERAVEGIIQLEDSLKGKGGEAIRAFFQNVHKPFILFHQAFITDYDKILAEIKYLLQSFEPAEEGFIHESFLENDVANGLDRLERRVTSITSEINNAIHSVQDIVSLLPIQADETISHINQARQHNQLTIENLHSFDEQATRLLDRILDDLLMMASIMNFTRSIGFHYNQAVCIYMIFDTVVVSICISFDCIDWLKSDLLH; encoded by the coding sequence ATGAGAATCTTACATGCCTGGGAGATTTATACCGGCATTGAAGTCATTCAACAAACATTGAAAACCACCTATGAACAAGTGAGTGAAATTGAACGTGCTGTTGAAGGAATTATTCAACTGGAAGATTCACTTAAAGGAAAAGGCGGCGAAGCGATTCGTGCTTTTTTTCAAAACGTACATAAGCCATTTATCTTATTTCATCAAGCATTCATTACTGATTATGATAAAATTTTAGCAGAAATTAAATATTTGCTCCAATCGTTTGAGCCGGCAGAAGAGGGCTTTATTCACGAAAGTTTTTTAGAAAATGATGTCGCAAATGGATTAGATCGTCTTGAGAGACGAGTTACATCAATAACGAGTGAAATCAACAATGCAATACATAGTGTACAAGATATCGTCAGCTTGCTACCTATCCAAGCTGATGAAACAATCTCCCATATCAATCAAGCACGACAACATAATCAACTGACGATCGAAAACCTTCATTCCTTTGATGAGCAAGCAACTCGTTTACTTGACCGGATTTTAGATGACTTACTAATGATGGCCAGCATAATGAACTTTACCAGATCTATCGGCTTCCATTACAATCAAGCCGTCTGCATATACATGATATTTGATACTGTTGTCGTTTCCATATGCATCTCTTTTGACTGTATTGATTGGCTCAAGTCCGACCTTTTGCACTAA